In a genomic window of Curtobacterium sp. MCBD17_035:
- a CDS encoding glycosyltransferase family 4 protein, protein MSARLRRGAHDLAQLVEIAPELELLRLVRRPAILRRLVPDLTSWSKARFDSAVAKNAESDAVVLGMPSACLELFGRSHGLRVFHQVDGHPAVRNQALLEHYGAAAAGEVVPARDVDRINREMDRADAVLTPSDVVAAGNVIQGVDPAKLIVEPYGVDLTSFRPAGPPTSRQRRSRRRLLFLGQISYRKGIPTLLAAAVGEDFELKLVGPVVEPHLLRDLPQNVTHTAALPAERLGALFDQVDALVLPSVEDAFGLVVPEALAAGLPVIASTAVGAASVIGAGQGTVVPAGDAQALRAAMQAVVVVSAEDRHRVSDLARAARSTRSWQDYSDSVIKRVDARIEGEQV, encoded by the coding sequence GTGAGCGCGCGTCTCCGACGAGGTGCGCACGATCTCGCGCAGCTCGTAGAGATTGCCCCGGAACTCGAACTGCTCCGGCTGGTCCGGCGCCCCGCGATCCTGCGCCGCCTCGTACCTGACCTCACCTCTTGGAGCAAGGCTCGGTTCGACTCAGCGGTCGCGAAGAACGCGGAGTCGGATGCAGTAGTGCTCGGCATGCCCTCCGCGTGTCTGGAGCTCTTCGGGCGGTCCCATGGACTCCGAGTCTTCCATCAGGTCGACGGACATCCCGCGGTCCGGAACCAGGCGCTACTCGAGCACTACGGCGCGGCCGCCGCTGGCGAGGTCGTTCCAGCCCGCGATGTGGATCGGATCAACCGCGAGATGGATCGTGCCGACGCTGTCCTGACCCCTTCTGATGTGGTGGCGGCGGGAAACGTTATCCAGGGGGTCGACCCCGCCAAGCTCATCGTCGAGCCCTATGGAGTAGACCTCACCTCGTTCCGACCTGCAGGGCCTCCGACCTCGCGGCAGCGGCGGTCTCGGCGGCGGTTGCTGTTCCTCGGACAGATCAGCTACCGAAAGGGCATACCCACACTCCTGGCCGCGGCCGTCGGGGAGGACTTCGAGCTGAAGCTCGTCGGTCCGGTGGTGGAACCCCACCTGCTACGGGACCTCCCGCAGAACGTGACGCATACGGCCGCCTTGCCAGCTGAGCGGCTCGGGGCGCTGTTCGACCAGGTCGATGCGCTGGTCCTGCCGAGCGTCGAGGACGCCTTCGGCCTGGTCGTTCCAGAGGCGCTCGCCGCTGGTCTACCTGTCATCGCATCGACCGCCGTCGGCGCAGCGTCGGTGATCGGTGCCGGGCAGGGAACTGTTGTCCCAGCGGGCGACGCGCAGGCCCTCCGCGCAGCGATGCAGGCGGTCGTGGTCGTGTCCGCAGAGGACCGCCATCGCGTGTCGGATCTCGCCCGGGCTGCTCGCAGCACCCGGTCGTGGCAGGACTACTCCGACAGCGTCATCAAGCGCGTCGACGCCCGCATCGAGGGAGAGCAAGTGTGA
- a CDS encoding acyltransferase, with protein sequence MGSAGRGEDLRASSSAGEARGELTNLTGIRAVAAGWVVVEHFRLVLIALLPALAPVRPWIGGGYLGVEVFFVLSGFVISYNYAERLGQPAWGSYRRFVMLRIARLYPTHLVTLLAMLVLVVGATRTGIHLSAGANYTLPSFLGNLVLLQATPTVPAWNPPAWSISAEFGAYICFPLLAMALGKLRRLSTALVLTAVIAVGGAIGMASVQAAGASVTGPALVPMRITIEFSLGALLYVVWRKLPGISRGTWNWVAVAGVLGAVVLIGVLPEDASLASLPFLALMVLACAKAGGVVGAILSSRILMWGGRVSYSVYMTHFIVLMVMDHLLPRAHFAGNGIVIRVAVVIVYIAVAVAVGWLCYRFIEEPSRLYLRKALRHRSAPESVTERITVGSLPPEASD encoded by the coding sequence ATGGGAAGCGCCGGTCGGGGGGAAGATCTCCGTGCATCGAGCTCTGCCGGTGAAGCTCGCGGCGAATTGACCAACCTGACGGGAATTCGTGCGGTTGCGGCTGGATGGGTCGTTGTCGAACACTTCCGCCTCGTGTTGATCGCGTTGCTGCCGGCGCTTGCTCCGGTCCGACCGTGGATCGGAGGCGGGTACTTGGGCGTCGAGGTGTTCTTCGTGCTCAGCGGATTCGTGATCTCCTACAATTACGCGGAACGACTGGGGCAGCCGGCCTGGGGGAGTTATCGCCGTTTCGTGATGCTTCGGATCGCGAGGCTCTATCCCACGCACCTCGTGACCTTGCTTGCGATGCTGGTCCTGGTGGTCGGAGCGACGAGAACCGGCATCCACCTCAGCGCAGGCGCGAATTACACGCTTCCCAGCTTCCTGGGGAACCTCGTCCTGCTTCAGGCGACACCGACGGTACCTGCGTGGAATCCACCTGCATGGTCAATCTCCGCGGAATTCGGTGCCTATATCTGCTTCCCACTGCTCGCGATGGCTCTAGGAAAACTCCGACGGCTGTCGACTGCGCTGGTCTTGACGGCCGTCATTGCGGTTGGTGGCGCCATCGGAATGGCAAGTGTTCAAGCCGCGGGTGCTTCGGTGACCGGGCCGGCTCTCGTGCCCATGCGGATAACGATCGAGTTCTCGCTGGGTGCGCTTCTCTACGTTGTCTGGCGCAAACTTCCCGGTATCTCGCGCGGAACCTGGAACTGGGTTGCGGTGGCGGGAGTGCTCGGGGCGGTCGTACTGATCGGCGTCCTTCCCGAGGACGCGTCGCTCGCGTCTCTGCCCTTTCTCGCACTCATGGTCCTTGCTTGCGCCAAAGCCGGGGGTGTGGTCGGAGCGATACTGTCCTCGCGGATCCTGATGTGGGGCGGCCGCGTCTCGTACTCCGTCTACATGACGCACTTCATTGTCCTGATGGTGATGGACCACCTCCTGCCGCGAGCTCACTTTGCCGGCAACGGGATCGTGATCCGTGTCGCGGTGGTAATCGTCTACATTGCAGTCGCGGTGGCCGTCGGTTGGCTCTGCTATCGGTTCATCGAGGAGCCGAGCCGCCTCTATCTGCGGAAAGCGCTCAGGCACCGATCCGCACCTGAATCAGTGACTGAGAGGATCACGGTGGGATCGCTCCCACCGGAAGCATCCGACTAG